The Synchiropus splendidus isolate RoL2022-P1 chromosome 1, RoL_Sspl_1.0, whole genome shotgun sequence genome includes a window with the following:
- the psmd11b gene encoding 26S proteasome non-ATPase regulatory subunit 11B, with translation MAAAAVVEFQRAQSLISTDRNASIDILHSIVRRDVQEDDEEAVRVKEQSILELGTLLAKTGQAAELGGLLKFVRPFLISISKAKAAKLVRSLLDLFLDMEAATGQEVELCLECIEWAKAEKRTFLRQALEARLISLYFDTQRYQEALALGSQLLLELKKMDDKALLVEVQLLESKTYHALSNLPKARAALTSARTTANAIYCPPKLQAALDMQSGIIHAAEEKDWKTAYSYFFEAFEGYDSIDSPRAITALKYMLLCKIVLNLPEEVQSLISGKLALRYTGRQTDALKCVALASKNRSLADFEKALREYTAELRDDPIINTHLAKLYDNLLEQNLIRVIEPFSRVQINHISSQIKLSKGEVERKLSQMILDKKFHGILDQGEGVLIIFEEPPVDKTYEAALETIQNMSKVVDSLYNKAKKLT, from the exons ATGGCGGCCGCAGCAGTGGTTGAGTTCCAGAGAGCCCAGTCTCTCATTAGCACGGACCGGAACGCTTCTATTGATATACTCCATTCAATAG tGAGAAGAGATGTtcaagaggatgatgaagaggcaGTCAGGGTCAAAGAGCAGAGTATCCTGGAGCTTGGGACACTCCTTGCCAAAACAGGACAGGCTGCAG aGCTTGGAGGGTTGCTGAAATTTGTGAGGCCTTTCCTGATTTCCATCAGCAAGGCCAAGGCAGCCAAACTGGTGCGCTCTCTGTTGGACCTGTTTCTGGACATGGAGGCAGCAACTGGACAGGAGGTTGAACTTTGCTTGGAATGCATTGAATGGGCAAAGGCTGAGAAAAGGACCTTTTTACGGCAAGCACTTGAG GCACGACTGATATCGCTCTATTTTGATACCCAGCGATACCAGGAGGCCTTGGCACTTG GCTCTCAGCTACTTTTGGAACTAAAGAAGATGGATGACAAGGCTCTGCTGGTAGAGGTTCAGTTGTTGGAAAGTAAGACGTATCACGCTCTCAGTAACCTGCCCAAAGCCAGAGCGGCCCTCACCTCAGCAAGGACCACCGCCAACGCCATTTATTGTCCACCTAAACTCCAGGCTGCACTGGATATGCAGTCGG GAATTATCCACGCAGCCGAGGAGAAGGACTGGAAGACGGCTTATTCCTACTTTTTTGAGGCTTTCGAGGGATATGACTCAATCGACAGCCCCAGAGCCATCACAGCCCTCAAATACATGCTCCTCTGCAAGATTGTTCTCAACCT ACCTGAGGAGGTTCAGTCGCTGATCAGTGGTAAACTGGCGCTGCGATACACCGGGCGTCAG ACAGATGCACTGAAGTGTGTGGCGCTAGCCAGCAAGAACAGGTCCTTGGCAGACTTTGAAAAG GCACTGAGAGAGTACACAGCTGAACTAAGGGATGACCCCATCATCAACACTCACCTGGCAAAGCTCTATGACAACCTGCTAGAACAGAACCTGATCAGAGTCATTGAACCCTTCTCCCGAGTACAG ataAATCACATATCAAGTCAAATCAAACTGTCAAAG GGCGAAGTTGAGAGGAAACTGTCACAGATGATTCTTGACAAAAAGTTTCACG GCATTCTGGACCAGGGTGAGGGCGTCCTTATCATTTTTGAGGAACCCCCGGTGGACAAAACATATGAAGCGGCTTTGGAAACCATTCAGAATATGAGCAAAGTTGTGGACTCTCTTTACAACAAAGCCAAGAAGCTGACATAG
- the cdk5r1b gene encoding cyclin-dependent kinase 5 activator 1b, with protein MGTVLSLSPSYRKAALFEDGPATVGHYTAVQNSKNAKDKNLKRHSLINVLPWKRIVAVSAKKKGSKKVQPNGTYQNNITHLNNENLKKSQSCANLSTFAQDQSTPALTKSNNNSSSVKKAPLANSNVASGTPKRVIVQASTSELLRCLGEFLCRRCYRLKHLSPTDPVLWLRSVDRSLLLQGWQDQGFITPANVVFVYMLCRDVVSSEVATEHELQAVLLTCLYLSYSYMGNEISYPLKPFLVESSKETFWDRCLSIINLMSGKMLQINSDPHYFTQVFADLKNESQKEEERSRLLIGLDR; from the coding sequence ATGGGAACCGTGCTGTCGCTGTCGCCCAGCTACAGAAAGGCGGCCCTGTTTGAGGACGGCCCTGCCACGGTGGGCCATTACACCGCCGTCCAAAACAGCAAGAACGCCAAAGACAAGAACCTCAAGCGCCACTCGCTTATCAATGTGCTCCCGTGGAAGCGGATAGTCGCCGTGTCGGCCAAGAAGAAAGGCTCCAAGAAGGTGCAGCCGAACGGCACCTATCAGAACAACATCACCCACCTGAACAATGAGAACCTGAAGAAGTCGCAGTCATGCGCCAACCTGTCCACCTTTGCTCAGGATCAGAGCACCCCGGCGCTCACCAAGAGCAACAACAACTCGTCGTCTGTCAAAAAAGCTCCTCTGGCCAACTCGAACGTGGCCAGCGGAACCCCCAAGAGAGTGATCGTGCAGGCGTCCACCAGCGAGCTATTGCGCTGCCTCGGGGAGTTCCTTTGCCGACGTTGCTACAGGCTCAAACACCTGTCGCCCACCGACCCGGTGCTGTGGCTGCGCAGCGTGGAccgctctctgctgctgcagggctgGCAGGACCAAGGGTTCATCACCCCGGCCAACGTGGTTTTCGTCTACATGCTGTGTCGAGATGTGGTCTCCTCAGAAGTGGCCACGGAGCACGAGCTCCAGGCTGTGCTGCTCACCTGCCTCTACCTGTCCTACTCCTACATGGGCAACGAGATCTCCTACCCTCTGAAGCCCTTTCTGGTGGAAAGCTCCAAGGAGACCTTCTGGGACCGCTGCCTGTCCATCATCAACCTGATGAGTGGCAAGATGCTTCAGATCAACTCCGACCCTCACTACTTTACTCAGGTGTTTGCCGACCTGAAGAATGAGAGCCaaaaggaagaggagaggagtcgCCTACTCATTGGCCTGGACCGGTGA